The Macrobrachium rosenbergii isolate ZJJX-2024 chromosome 18, ASM4041242v1, whole genome shotgun sequence genome has a window encoding:
- the LOC136848226 gene encoding titin homolog isoform X2: MENWVKRLTSSPLTREELGTLMQEADRQNKKGEIPWITLVKKLVKKLAKCGSQVLLHNISKVIRSHMYQPMKGERELAKKEAAHLLEAYSSLITYINHSLEESDLSVREISRLTSVILPAVIDMNVLSVRKGKSDVAQSIYNKITLLLGESSGLIADTLLHCRTLIFTKLRDPEIFVPIIRLFFTSVKRNKSELHSISPELYLKYLVLGKFWLFMSPREEVSSVRTYIFSLLKMPPSFEEWSSQANISWLQLETFTTKSVLKAMVISTALQTVYSKRHGPQEKKTKQKVGKRSGNVGQMRSSLVDDKASRTEEGYHKDLNKEEEESVKSVRDKKDKTRNRKSESQKEKRKTFDGTSDVVCETSKKKKCKVVDTESESGICKGLEEEKMHSHGSSNLLENSAEEVSRVGTLGKEAKAKLKKKKKPKLKESMNIEGENEECEMSSDRKKQDSALELENNSSLIMESLEFKRNSEVLGSLEVKQMNDPCEEVDEGKVKRKKKLKHKQCANAERVGESEMGDKSNQRNTLEVKNVSVVKGGVILKSFETEGNKEMQLSSCEGEHKIEFREESKEGRVKLKKKSKHKKSLNTEIPEGNDKENLNDNSEAGDNIGMEFREQKENSKMDANSMGAEPVCQLGNEMAREKVKLKKKKKNKTKEGEVIDDEKSLNDVCESEGAPDILESLESKNGSDRLHTFLTEKQKSTSKSAKTIDKEVKLKKKKKGKEVTLNIEGANKSKMSDDTKHSSSTCESPNILVSKGSERLEALELEEKVSLNTFAPKQESEFDKGNKLKQKKKVQQKNTLHPEKANEDSEVVCEGKSTNGKVELENTVISKKTGKKKKGEQKDTICPEIVNKEVGISERTNSKNALPGESGKILLIASEKSSIEAPFKVKKSKALKKKNNEVCELQESETVASDGKGAPPANKKKKTVEKCEALAPIEQNATALDIASQTRKKRRKKKMSVSLDESQSYDSDSKQAPYKEPKMYKSENTGKQSGISVLKQNSHISAAPHDNIKNIEDKVLNWKDKIPEVSQSHQKRRKKLDLGIENLDEALEESSGHPDKRKKKRRRSAVERDNEIECKVSSLESESSLLHDKGTQLDGSGTPCAKKPRIDKGSLLELAEGKDIHKKKKFLRKMISLMLSNTDQEIQLRESILTTLTGKGEKVTSMTGKQTENKSKEQKHSKEKQRKLKKQDKVLSSTKDKASVSYEDVPKEHRGWSLSPPHSRCQKERLRTSSWNFTVTKFNLDISRDAALALVEGSPKESVQSKSDEPSKNTDSIEKLPCQIVASPKAETSFAKSNDNDSDLDIIYHQTDVEPVSDSSDEIDEASGSPGDIVPCDEVNKMFTDEETRVYHEKLLKANMPKGSGALMERETRLTSDCTEEASQLSITEYEPIQSDNEEGLKAILETIVRDTGRKSSIEGLKEYVFSSSSSDVVVLSEKNDNQEPPSLEEGVKEDMHERENLSDNGSTASSVTRQLSNGSDSTELPCVIEAKPIQEVQSISDQDKEDVGKYAALNSATLQKEPIKPRIDAGCNDNQETIASCRNSQSESKNEILRVNSKDMQTVEQVQVPCITNGLENGGYSSVDVHNDEILNSSSSKGDTDVDYSVCISGKPNDDTREKAFLGNVLIEKSNELRELNIEAQITIHDSCKNSGLKESDDDNGAQTDLQDSPKNSKLEDIDIVEESNLQDLSKSSELEEKDIDAGSYLQDSPKNSKMEEIDIDEGSNLQYSPKSGEGKDLYIDAERKNVQDLPKNSELERHTEAENNLQDSPKNLFALRGKDASDAQGKKSETPSKLKTTLTNLSESLADRDLDTIESMDYINSHANTTNSTADDFHKDSSNKKIDFERTPDGDAGINLQNKSNFTFSEGVTQWEVCKSGTVGKYLRNDSTIVTDKEKETDLEIQNDRAPLSPNGIEVVASVKDSVTERYKPENSLTPKGDQDKLSESYENVLCNDGDEAYEASSDASEEPTPVSRRKTRSQRKPGPLLLKTDEASDSDFSPLRRSQRGLTLKESQKVTGGDAEVDISETSYTKAGKECSPSESDDVGHHNGVLASDVESVKRFSLSRSVPLKKIERRRSKKSYSSSKEFEISPMQVKTRRMRRQCFSESEMGSYCVERGFLDKVRRTRKTKYSSSVDKDGIVLLEGSLKEKILVDAASPSKRMATRVQRSLIPVFSEGCQKEVDTTDRVTASLIMDNENKGSNNTSQDSALQNGHCSHSTDKNTKSSLSDCSVTSDGQKVSERIEDFDDEQVCLDENKEEEAYSFRELLDEEEGDEIEVLSTSGLGDSEDGLECNVAIVNKKAIKKYKASGKPACVSKKLQQNYSQRKSNKQSPLGKKSEPFTFTNKDSDKLEIPQLKAQCVSEAVLAKEVLISPDVSDEECELVLPSDAGGSEMKKNASSSEGLCELLKKLPEDSKIGIKPWSRRGGIRSPQKVIPEEQDETSFSRKKSSPNKVQINSSDTGKSSDEDIQNLGHSSEILPRRSDRRLSVGGKSKSVKSSNCNHSSMKNVRCGAEATEEESSKTQDKYTFGSKRRKREDTDGDEGSSSARVTRSGVKKTGTPSIVSPSKKDPCTLLTESMSDSSDKGDSPSVKSDYSPRILRSRRASKNSASSVTLLKKRENRVLKKGVTDESNSSDSNEKYSRCKKLVLDGPESITQKDDGESEKEGSGEISSSSEKRNRNTVNMTKSSTRLQSRTRCGDKVSNVLTSPVKAGIHSEHEEKAIVGIEKNKSTGTKNLGVSEKRQDSRSQNKEQEQKLSPVKRRTRLSCAKHVVDTKQEERQQTQQEIASQSGISQAKISHRGKITSLPHSSEESEVSPLQKLPQEPSHPPLPEVAQYKTTTTEISSPLKDSSSKTSAIVVSSPSPTKTIKEITFCSKLAQEERPDPPKESPNQPIGRRTRRAQLMPNEAKNAGVSSS; this comes from the exons GGGAGTCTTCAGGACTGATTGCTGATACTCTCCTCCACTGTAGAACTCTTATCTTCACAAAATTGAGAGACCCAGAAATATTCGTTCCCATTATAAG GCTCTTCTTTACTTCTGTGAAAAGGAACAAATCTGAACTTCATTCAATATCTCCGGAATTATACCTGAAATACCTTGTTCTTGGCAAGTTCTGGCTCTTTATGTCACCCAGAGAGGAG GTTTCCAGTGTACGaacatatatttttagtttgctgAAAATGCCCCCATCATTTGAAGAGTGGTCATCTCAGGCAAATATTTCATGGCTACAGCTCGAAACCTTTACCACCAAATCAGTTTTAAAGGCCATGGTGATATCAACTGCTTTACAG ACAGTCTACAGTAAAAGGCACGGtccacaagaaaagaaaactaagcaGAAAGTTGGAAAACGTTCAGGAAATGTTGGACAAATGCGTTCATCCTTAGTAGATGATAAAGCTTCTAGGACTGAAGAAGGTTATCACAAGGATCTAaataaagaagaggaggagtCAGTGAAGAGTGTGCGAGATAAGAAGGATAAGACTCGGAACAGAAAATCAGAGagtcaaaaagaaaaacgaaaaactttTGATGGAACAAGTGATGTAGTCTGtgaaacatcaaagaaaaagaaatgcaaagttGTGGATACAGAATCAGAATCTGGGATCTGCAAGGGgttagaagaggaaaaaatgcactCACATGGAAGTAGTAATTTGTTGGAAAACTCAGCTGAAGAAGTAAGCAGGGTAGGTACACTGGGCAAAgaagcaaaagcaaaattaaagaagaaaaagaaacccaAGCTCAAAGAGTCCATGAATAtagaaggagaaaatgaagaatgtgaaATGAGTAGTGACAGGAAAAAGCAGGATAGTGCTTTAGAGTTAGAGAATAACAGCAGCCTCATAATGGAGTCCTTAGAGTTCAAAAGGAACAGTGAGGTGTTAGGATCTCTTGAAGTGAAGCAGATGAATGATCCCTGTGAGGAAGTAGatgaagggaaagtgaaaaggaaaaagaaactaaaacacaaacagtGTGCAAATGCAGAGAGAGTAGGTGAAAGTGAAATGGGTGACAAGAGCAACCAGAGAAATACATTAGAGGTCAAAAATGTCAGTGTGGTGAAAGGTGGTGTCATTCTCAAGTCTTTTGAGACAGAAGGGAACAAAGAAATGCAACTCAGCTCATGTGAAGGTGAGCATAAAATTGAATTTCGTGAAGAGTCGAAAGAAGGAAGAgttaaactgaaaaagaaaagcaagcacAAAAAGTCTTTGAATACAGAAATACCAgaaggaaatgataaagaaaacctCAATGATAATTCTGAGGCAGGAGATAACATTGGAATGGAATTTAGGGAACAAAAAGAGAACAGCAAAATGGATGCAAACTCTATGGGTGCAGAGCCAGTGTGCCAGTTGGGTAATGAGATGGCTAGAGAGAAGgtgaaattaaagaagaaaaagaaaaataagacaaaagagGGAGAAGTAATTGATGATGAGAAAAGTCTGAATGATGTATGTGAATCAGAAGGAGCTCCTGATATATTAGAATCTTTAGAGTCCAAAAATGGGAGTGACAGGTTGCATACATTTctgactgaaaaacaaaaaagtaccaGTAAGTCTGCAAAAACAATAGATAAAGAAGtgaaattgaagaagaaaaagaaaggaaaagaggtcACTTTGAATATAGAAGGAGCAAATAAAAGCAAGATGTCTGATGACACAAAACACTCAAGTAGTACTTGTGAATCACCTAACATATTGGTATCAAAAGGTAGCGAAAGACTCGAAGCTTTAGAACTGGAAGAAAAAGTTTCATTAAACACTTTTGCACCAAAGCAAGAATCTGAGTTTGATAAAGGAAATAAGttgaaacagaagaagaaagttcAGCAGAAAAACACTTTACATCCTGAAAAAGCAAATGAGGATAGTGAAGTGGTCTGCGAGGGAAAAAGCACAAATGGAAAAGTTGAATTAGAAAATACAGTTATATCCAAGAAGAcagggaaaaagaagaaaggtgaaCAGAAAGACACCATTTGCCCAGAGATAGTAAATAAAGAAGTTGGAATTAGTGAGAGAACTAACAGCAAAAATGCTTTACcaggggaaagtggaaaaattttattgattgCCAGTGAAAAGTCAAGTATAGAAGCtcctttcaaagtaaaaaaatccaaagctttaaagaagaaaaataatgaagtgtGTGAATTGCAGGAGTCAGAAACTGTGGCAAGTGATGGCAAAGGAGCTCCTCCTgccaataagaaaaagaagactgtAGAAAAATGTGAAGCTCTGGCTCCTATAGAACAAAATGCAACTGCCTTGGACATTGCATCTCAAActaggaaaaaaagaagaaaaaagaaaatgtcagtgAGCCTTGATGAAAGTCAAAGTTATGATTCAGATAGTAAGCAAGCACCATACAAGGAGCCAAAAATGTACAAAAGTGAAAATACTGGAAAGCAAAGTGGTATTTCTGTCCTGAAACAGAACAGTCACATTAGTGCAGCTCctcatgataatataaaaaatattgaagataagGTATTAAACTGGAAGGACAAAATACCTGAAGTTTCTCAAAGTCaccaaaagagaaggaagaaattagacCTTGGAATTGAAAATCTTGATGAAGCCTTGGAAGAAAGTTCTGGACATCCAGATAAgcggaaaaagaaaaggagaagatctGCAGTTGAAAGAGACAATGAAATAGAGTGTAAGGTATCAAGTTTGGAAAGCGAATCATCTCTTTTACATGACAAAGGTACCCAACTTGATGGAAGTGGTACACCATGTGCCAAAAAACCCAGAATTGATAAAGGTTCTTTACTAGAGTTGGCTGAAGggaaagacattcataaaaagaagaaatttttaaggaaaatgattTCCCTAATGTTAAGCAACACAGATCAAGAAATTCAgttgagagagagtattttaactactttaacaggaaaaggagaaaaggtTACAAGCATGACAGGAAAGCAAACTGAAAACAAATCCAAAGAACAAAAGCATTccaaagagaaacaaaggaaactTAAGAAACAAGATAAAGTCTTGAGCAGTACAAAAGATAAGGCCAGCGTAAGTTATGAAGATGTGCCAAAGGAGCATAGAGGATGGAGCTTAAGTCCTCCTCACTCTCGCTGTCAGAAAGAAAGATTACGCACGAGCAGCTGGAACTTTACTGTTACTAAATTTAATTTGGATATTTCAAGAGATGCAGCACTAGCATTAGTCGAAGGATCACCTAAAGAAAGTGTGCAAAGCAAATCTGATGAGCCTAGCAAAAACACAGATAGCATAGAGAAACTTCCTTGTCAAATAGTAGCATCTCCTAAAGCAGAAACTTCTTTTGCTAAATCAAATGACAATGATTCAGACCTAGATATCATCTATCATCAAACAGATGTTGAGCCTGTGTCAGATTCTAGTGATGAAATAGATGAGGCTAGTGGATCACCTGGAGATATTGTACCTTGTGATGAAGTCAATAAAATGTTCACTGATGAAGAAACAAGAGTTTACCATGAAAAGTTGTTGAAAGCAAACATGCCCAAGGGGTCTGGAGCTCTGATGGAAAGAGAGACAAGACTCACAAGTGACTGTACAGAGGAAGCTTCCCAGTTAAGTATCACAGAATATGAACCCATTCAGAGTGACAATGAGGAGGGCTTGAAGGCAATATTGGAAACAATTGTGAGAGACACAGGAAGAAAAAGCAGCATTGAAGGCCTTAAAGAATATGTGTTTTCCAGTTCTTCATCAGATGTAGTGGTCCTCTCAGAAAAGAATGATAATCAAGAGCCCCCAAGTCTTGAGGAAGGGGTAAAGGAAGATATGCATGAGAGGGAGAACTTGAGTGATAATGGAAGTACAGCTAGCAGTGTTACGAGACAGCTTTCAAATGGATCAGATAGTACTGAATTACCTTGTGTAATTGAAGCAAAGCCCATTCAGGAAGTGCAAAGCATCAGTGATCAGGATAAGGAAGATGTTGGAAAATATGCTGCTCTAAACAGTGCAACTCTTCAAAAGGAACCAATAAAACCTCGTATTGATGCAGGTTGTAATGACAACCAAGAGACAATTGCTAGTTGCAGGAATTCCCAGAGTGAATCCAAGAATGAAATATTAAGGGTGAACAGTAAAGACATGCAAACTGTGGAGCAAGTACAAGTTCCTTGCATAACGAATGGTCTTGAAAATGGTGGTTATTCATCTGTTGATGTACacaatgatgaaattttaaatagtTCATCATCAAAAGGGGATACTGATGTTGATTATTCTGTTTGTATTAGTGGTAAACCTAATGATGATACAAGAGAGAAAGCATTTTTAGGAAATGTACTAATAGAAAAATCAAATGAACTGAGAGAACTAAATATTGAAGCACAGATTACTATACATGATTCATGTAAAAATAGTGGACTGAAAGAGtcagatgatgataatggtgcACAGACTGATTTACAAGACTCACCAAAGAACAGTAAATTGGAAGATATAGATATTGTTGAAGAGAGCAATTTACAAGATTTATCCAAGAGCAGTGAACTTGAAGAAAAAGACATTGATGCAGGTAGTTATTTACAAGATTCACCAAAAaacagtaaaatggaagaaatagatATTGATGAAGGAAGTAATTTACAATATTCGCCAAAGAGTGGTGAAGGGAAAGATCTATATATTGatgcagagagaaaaaatgtacaaGATTTGCCCAAGAACAGTGAACTTGAAAGACATACTGAAGCAGAGAACAATTTACAAGATTCACCAAAGAACCTATTTGCATTGAGAGGGAAAGATGCCAGTGATGCACAAGGTAAGAAGAGCGAAACGCCCAGTAAACTGAAAACTACTCTAACAAATTTGAGTGAATCTCTAGCTGATAGAGATTTAGATACTATTGAGTCCATGGATTACATAAATTCACATGCAAATACTACAAACAGTACTGCTGATGATTTTCATAAGGATTCTTCTAATAAGAAAATTGATTTTGAAAGAACACCTGATGGTGATGCGGGAATAAACCTCCAAAATAAGAGCAATTTCACATTTTCAGAAGGTGTTACCCAGTGGGAAGTTTGCAAGTCAGGGACTGTAGGAAAGTACTTGAGGAATGACTCTACAATTGTTacagataaagaaaaggaaacagatCTTGAAATTCAGAATGACAGAGCACCTCTTTCACCAAATGGAATTGAAGTGGTGGCTTCTGTTAAAGACTCTGTAACTGAAAGGTACAAACCAGAAAACTCCCTTACACCAAAGGGTGATCAAGACAAATTAAGTGAAAGTTATGAGAATGTTCTGTGCAATGATGGTGATGAAGCTTACGAAGCCAGCAGTGATGCATCAGAAGAACCAACCCCTGTCAGTCGTAGAAAGACCCGTTCCCAGCGTAAGCCTGGTCCTTTGTTGCTCAAAACTGATGAGGCTTCTGATTCTGATTTTTCACCCTTGAGGAGAAGTCAGAGAGGCTTAACTCTTAAAGAAAGTCAGAAAGTGACTGGTGGTGATGCTGAAGTTGATATATCAGAAACTAGTTATACTAAAGCAGGGAAAGAATGCAGTCCAAGTGAATCTGACGATGTAGGTCATCATAATGGAGTATTGGCATCGGATGTAGAAAGTGTCAAAAGATTCTCTCTATCCAGAAGTGTGCCAttgaagaaaatagagagaaggAGAAGCAAGAAGAGCTATAGTTCTTCAAAGGAATTTGAAATCAGCCCCATGCAGGTTAAAACAAGAAGAATGAGGAGGCAGTGTTTTTCTGAGTCTGAAATGGGCAGTTACTGTGTTGAGAGGGGATTTCTTGATAAAGTGAGACGTACACGGAAAACCAAGTATTCCTCTTCTGTAGATAAAGATGGCATTGTACTCCTAGAGGGGTctctaaaggaaaaaatacttgTAGATGCTGCGTCTCCTTCTAAAAGAATGGCTACAAGGGTGCAACGATCTTTAATACCAGTTTTCTCAGAAGGGTGTCAAAAGGAAGTTGACACAACTGATAGGGTAACAGCCTCTTTAATCatggataatgaaaataaaggcaGTAATAATACTTCCCAAGATAGTGCTCTACAGAATGGTCATTGTTCTCATTCAactgacaaaaatacaaagtCAAGCTTATCAGACTGCAGTGTTACTAGTGATGGACAGAAAGTTTCTGAAAGGATAGAGGATTTTGATGATGAGCAAGTTTGCTTAGATGAAAATAAGGAAGAGGAGGCTTATAGTTTTAGAGAGTTATTAGATGAAGAGGAAGGAGATGAAATTGAAGTACTCTCAACATCTGGATTGGGTGATAGCGAGGATGGTCTTGAATGCAATGTGGCCATAGTAAATAAAAAGGCCATTAAAAAGTACAAAGCTTCAGGCAAACCAGCTTGTGTATCTAAAAAACTGCAACAGAATTATTCACAAAGGAAGTCCAACAAACAAAGCCCTTTGGGGAAAAAGTCAGAGCCTTTCACATTTACTAACAAAGACTCTGACAAATTAGAAATTCCACAGCTGAAAGCACAGTGTGTTTCAGAAGCTGTTTTGGCAAAGGAAGTACTAATTAGTCCTGATGTTAGTGATGAAGAATGTGAATTAGTTTTGCCCTCAGACGCTGGTGGAAGCGAAATGAAGAAAAACGCCTCTTCTTCAGAGGGACTCTGTGAGCTGCTGAAGAAATTGCCCGAAGACAGTAAAATTGGGATTAAACCATGGAGTCGGAGGGGAGGAATTCGCTCACCCCAGAAAGTTATTCCTGAGGAACAGGATGAGACATCCTTTTCTAGAAAGAAATCAAGTCCAAATAAAGTACAGATAAATTCTTCAGATACTGGAAAATCATCTGATGAAGACATTCAAAATTTAGGACATTCTTCTGAGATTCTGCCCAGGAGAAGTGACAGAAGACTCTCTGTGGGTGGTAAAAGTAAGTCTGTAAAAAGTAGTAATTGTAATCATTCTTCCATGAAGAATGTTCGTTGTGGTGCTGAAGCCACAGAAGAGGAGAGTTCTAAAACACAGGATAAATATACTTTTGGGAGTAAGAGAAGAAAACGAGAAGACACTGATGGAGATGAAGGATCTTCATCGGCAAGAGTGACACGTAGCGGGGTTAAGAAAACGGGAACACCAAGTATTGTTTCCCCCTCCAAAAAAGACCCATGTACCTTGTTAACTGAAAGTATGTCAGACAGTAGTGATAAAGGAGATAGTCCAAGTGTGAAAAGTGATTATTCTCCTCGAATTCTACGAAGCAGGAGGGCAAGTAAAAATAGTGCTTCATCAGTTACTctgttgaaaaagagagagaaccgCGTACTAAAGAAGGGAGTGACTGATGAAAGCAATAGCAGTGATAGTAATGAAAAGTATTCAAGATGTAAAAAATTGGTGTTGGATGGCCCAGAAAGCATTACACAAAAAGATGATGGCGAGTCTGAAAAAGAGGGTTCAGGTGAAATTAGCAGTTCCTCTGAGAAGAGAAATCGAAACAcagtaaatatgacaaaatcttCTACTAGGCTGCAGTCTAGGACTAGGTGTGGTGACAAAGTTAGTAATGTCTTAACTAGTCCTGTAAAGGCAGGTATTCACTCAGAGCATGAAGAGAAAGCCATAGtaggaattgaaaaaaataagtcTACTGGAACAAAGAATTTGGGAGTTTCAGAAAAGAGGCAGGATTCTAGGAGCCAAAATAAAGAGCAAGAGCAAAAGCTGAGTCCTGTAAAACGAAGGACTCGTTTGTCGTGTGCAAAACATGTAGTTGATACTAAGCAAGAAGAGAGACAACAGACTCAACAAGAAATTGCCTCACAGAGTGGGATATCACAAGCAAAG ATAAGTCATCGGGGCAAAATCACTTCTTTGCCCCACAGTTCTGAAGAATCGGAAGTTTCTCCTTTGCAAAAGCTTCCGCAGGAACCAAGCCATCCACCATTGCCTGAAGTTGCCCAGTACAAAACCACAACCACTGAAATATCATCTCCACTCAAAGATTCCAGCTCAAAAACTTCAGCTATTGTGGTATCAAGTCCATCACCAACAAAGACTATAAAGGAAATCACATTCTGTAGTAAATTGGCTCAAGAAGAAAGACCTGATCCACCCAAGGAAAGTCCCAATCAACCAATTGGCCGGAGAACTCGGAGAGCTCAACTGATGCCTAATGAAG